The following proteins are co-located in the Prionailurus viverrinus isolate Anna chromosome A1, UM_Priviv_1.0, whole genome shotgun sequence genome:
- the CSF2 gene encoding granulocyte-macrophage colony-stimulating factor → MWLQNLLFLGTVVCSISAPTSSPSSVTRPWQHVDAIKEALSLLNNSSEITAVMNEAVEVVSEMFDPEEPKCLQTHLKLYEQGLRGSLITLKEPLRMMANHYKQHCPLTPETPCETQTITFKNFKENLKDFLFNIPFDCWKPV, encoded by the exons ATGTGGCTGCAGAACCTGCTTTTCCTGGGCACTGTGGTCTGCAGCATCTCTGCACCCACCAGTTCACCCAGCTCTGTCACTCGGCCCTGGCAACACGTGGATGCCATCAAGGAGGCCCTGAGCCTTCTGAACAACAGTAGTGAAATAACTGCTGTGATG AATGAAGCAGTAGAAGTCGTCTCTGAAATGTTTGACCCTGAG GAGCCGAAATGCCTGCAGACTCACCTAAAGCTGTACGAGCAGGGCCTACGGGGCAGCCTCATTACCCTCAAGGAGCCTCTGAGAATGATGGCCAACCATTACAAGCAGCACTGCCCCCTTACTCCG gaaacGCCCTGTGAAACCCAGACTATCACCTTCAAAAATTTCAAAGAGAATCTGAAGGATTTTCTGTTTAACATCCCCTTTGACTGCTGGAAGCCAGTCTAG